The Falco cherrug isolate bFalChe1 chromosome 3, bFalChe1.pri, whole genome shotgun sequence genome segment ttagATCCGGTGCACGAATAAAAGACTTTCCACATACCTCACAACTGTAAGGCTTGTAACCTGTATGTATTTTCAGGTGCTCTTTCAAATGAGCTTGCGTGGTAAAGCCCTTTGTACACATTTCACAAACAAATGGTCTATCAGCAGTGTGTAGCTTTTCATGCTTTCTCAATCGCGCTTCATCAGAAAAGGTCTTACCACAAGCCTGACATACAATGTGTTCCCTGTGACCATAAAGCAAATACTCAAACTTCATatccccagctgctgtggtCCAGCCTGGTGTCTGTTCGTCTTTCACTTCACTTATGCCATCATTAAATGTCAAAGCCTGAGGGGTCTGAGATCCTAAGTCTTTTGATTCGGTTGTTTCCATAGGCTCCACTTCTTGGCCATAGCAGTTTACTTTTCGAACCTCTTCACTTCCCAACTCCTTCAGAATTGCCTCTTGCACTCTCAGGGTAGTGGTAGGTGATTTTCCATCTTCCTGACTTGGTGGAGTTCCTTCCACTGTCACATCTGATGGACTGTCATCATGATCTCCAATTTCTTCCACCTCATCATCTTGAGTATCATTAGGTTCCCCCATAGGACGGTTTATTTTTAGACAGTACTTGCTCTTGGactgtgtgttttcttcagGACTGGATACATCACGTTTTTGAGAGCAGAGTTTATCTAGAAATCGAATACCAAGAATCTGGCCTGAAGACATCATCAAATTTACATCCTCTTTCTTAACAGAAATCTTTGCAGTATACATGTAATTGAGAACTTCCTCAAAAATATCAGAACGAAGAAAATCTATTTCTATTACTGATGAACTATCAACTTCCagttttttgaaaagttttttgaAGTAGGTACTGCAGGCAGCAAGCACACACCTATGTGCTCTGAATTTAACATCTTCAACCACGATAGCTATGTCACAGAATTCTCCTTCCAATCGTTGttcatttaatgttttcagaaacacGGTTTTGTGATCGTCATCATTATATTTAATGGTTTCAGACATACTGATGAAAAACTCCTGTAAAATAACAAGGGAAAGTGTCGTCATTTTTATGAAGTACTCCAAGTCATAAAATCCCAACAGTTGATGTGATTTACATGCTCAAAGAACTGCCaatttgttttttggtttgttctttttttgcttaataTAACCAGGAAAAGCCTTTCAAATTATAAAAGCATTATTCTCAAACTTGTAAATTTGTAAAATTGTGAATACATAAAGTTCTTTCCCTAGGTTATACACTTTAGAGGATACACAGTGATTTATAAAGGACAAACTTTTGCATCAATATActaatttattcaaatatttattgatTCAGTTACCTGAAACTGGAACCTGTGAAGTTGCAATTCCCAATAAATGTATGATCCAACTGCAGCAGAAGTCATTCTTATAGCTAAAGGAAAAGTTAATACTAAAAAACATATACAAAATACTCTAAATGTGTCAGCATAACAAACTAAAGGTGAAATATCAAATATAAGCCTTACCATGAACAATGCAGGAAATTTTCTGAACAAATGATTGTTAAATATTTGACAGATTAGCCCTTACAATGGGCTGCCTTCAgcctgaaagacagaaagataataacattttaagaaatgataaaatctatttcaaaaattgttttaaattaatgttaaaagATGGCATTTTCAACTGtttaaaattacacaaaatGCACTGTTAAAACACCCAGATATTTTGACTGGTTCTACAGATGACTGCATAAATTGATCTGATAGTGCTGTTGTCATAAACCATGTGTTTACCTTCCTCTGCCTACTTCCCTGAATCCGCTTTCTTGTTACTTACTTTGCACTACATCCAAGTCTGAAAAACCTCTACAGGAATCACTACAGTTAACTCAGCAACCAACCTATCAAAAAGGTGATGAGTCTTCTGCTCAATCAGTGAGCTGAGCAAGCCTAGCAGAGGGTCTGGCAAGCAGACCAAGCATCCCAAAAGACAGCAGTCTGGGCTGCAGATGGACACGCATCCAGGACCTGAGAAAGAGACACCAAAGATACCAAGTCTCCAAACAGTGGAGATGCTGGAACAGCTAAAGGATGATCCAGAACACCTAAATTACTCAATCCCAAACTCCCACAGGCATCCAATTGTGACAGAAGCAGGAAATGCAGCGAAGAGGAGGGAAATTTAATATTCAGTTCAGAACAAATCCTCCATCACCTGGCACAGAGCTACTGGGAACTCCTTTCTTAAATTCTAATTTATACTTGACCCTatacaaaatgaaagcagatgaCAGGTATGCAACTTCCACTCTTGATGCTGGGTGTTCAGCACGGTACGGGAACACCTGCCCCCCCACAAATACCTCTGGATGTCTGGAATCTCAGCATATAGTGCCACTGGCTACAAAAAACCCGAGGAAAGCCAAAATTCTTTTCTTAGTACTAAATAATCAGATGTTAAGATAGCCTGACAAGAACTGTATAAATGTTTGAAATACATTATAAATGTAACATATAAATGTTTGAAATACGCacaccccccaaaccccaagaAACAGTGTGTATTTTTCTGGGCTGTCCCAGTCTACCATCCCAGGAAAATGCATTGCTCCAGCACCAAAGAGGGCAGGACAAACAATTATTTCAACAGGATCCACTTAGAGTTCTTTTCTGGGGAAAAACGCTGCCTTCTTTttaagcaaacagcaaaagtcACTGCTAATAATCTAGCAGCGATCCCACCCTGTGCTGTTAAAGAATACCCAATTTTGCGGCAATTCTGTTGAGATTTCCTAAGCCATAGCCAAATACAGGCGAAGTAATCGGCTGAAAGTGGTGTTGACAGGGGTGTGTAACTGgtgaaagaaacaaagttaCTGCTCTGCGAGTGCGGGCACTTGACCAGAGCACCCCGAGCACTGACCCAAGGCAGGGGGAACCCGTTGCCGCTCGCCCACCCGCCTGTGCCGCGGGGTCACCCGTCACTGCTGCGCACACGCACACTTGTTACACAGCGACACCACCGCAGGGACGGGGGGCAACGTGTCCGGGGCTGTAACTGCTCTCGCAGCTCCTGTCCGCCGCCGTCCGAGCCCGGCTCGGTGCCTCGGCCACTCCGGCTCTGGCGGCTCTGCaggcgggcggccgcggcgctgcCGTGCCCGTGCCCGCGGAGGCAGCCGGGCGCACGCCGCTCCACGCACCCGCCGGCGAGGACGCGGCGCAGGCGCGGGTTCCCGGCGGGCCCAGCCCTGCCGGGCCGCCGCGGCCCGCTcgtcgccgccgccgccacggGAACCCGCGGCTGCCGGCGCGGCCCTGGGCTGGAGACCACGCCCGCGCTCCCGGCCCGTCGTCGGGGGCGCCCGCGAGCAGCAGGCGGCCGCTCTCCGGAGCGAGCCCGGCGCtacccccgccccgcgccgcctcGCGGGGCTGCGCGGGCACGGCGCCCCCATCCCCCTCGCCCCAACGGCTCTCGCgcggcgcccgccccgccggtgGCGGCGGTCGAGGCGACGTCAggctcccgccgccgccaggCCGCGGCCGCGCGCCCCTTTGTTGCGGCCGCCGCGCGGGGCCCGCGCGCCCCAGCGTGCGCATCCGTCGCTGGCCGTGTCCGTGTTCTCCGCCTcgccctccccccgcccgcccgcccgcccgccgcgcgcgGGAGGCAGGCGCGCGACGGCTCCGAGCTGCTGACGGCGGCGGGCGCGCCCGCGGCGCCTCCATCTCACCCAGCGCGAGCTGCCTGGGCTTTAACGGCTGCGGCCGGCAGCAGCCGGGCTGCTGGAGGCGGCGGCAGCAGTgagcgggggaggggagggggggaggaaaaggaggaggcggaggagggagggggcgcGCGAGGGAGAGCGCGCGCGCGCAGAGCCACGGCGGCCCtgccgccgggcggggggggaggggaacgGGGAGAGGGCTCGCGCTTACCTGCCGCCCGCGCGCGCGCGGAACCGCACTTCCCGGGGAGCGCGGggggctgccgctgccgccgctgccgccgcgcgggagggggccggggagggggggcagggagggagggaggaggggggaatttggggaggggggctggggggggggtctgCGCGCGTCTCTCTGGCCGTCACCGCCGCCTCCTGCACGAGCACTCAGTGCGCGCGCGCGCCCCGGGGGCGGGGGTACGTGCATGCGCGGTGCGAGCAGGGCGCGCCGGTGCCGGGGAGCGtggaggaggcggaggaggtggggaggggagcgCGCCGGACCCATCTCCCTTTTCGGGGGGcccgcgcggcggcggcggcggacgggcgggggagggggccgggggcgcgcaCGGCGGCGCCTTAGGGCGGCCCTCGCCGAACGGGCGCCGCGGAGTCGCTCCTGCCGCGCCGCGGGCACCCGCCTCGCCGCGCCTGCGCCCGCGTGTGCGAGCCCGGCGTCCCCGCCCCCTCGCACGGCGGCGAGCGCAGCCGCCAGGCGGGAGAAGGGGCCCGAGGCGGCCGGCGCCGAGGCCGTTGAGCGGCGCTCggaggggcggggccgcgcgccGGGCACGCCCCGCGGGCGGGAAGGGGCGCTcgcccccggcggcggcgcggaaGCCAGAGGCGGCAGCGGGGTGTCGCGCTCGGCTCCTGCAGCGCCCGTGCCGCGGTTCCGCGCGAggagcggcggggccccgcggggggcggggctgggggctgagtTTAGGCGGGAATTTTAAAAATCGGTGATCTCGCGGGCGAGCGTCGGCGGCGCTCCCGGCCGTCAGAGAGCCGGACGCCGCGGGTGGCGGCCGTGCTGCCGCGCGGGGCCGCGGTTACGGGTCGCGGCGCGCTTCGGCCCCTCCACGTCCGCAGCGTCCTCTCCGCGGCACTGACGGGGAAAGGTGGCTGCCGGCTGCAATCCGCGGCGGGCGGTCACTGCTCCCTTGCTTAAAAACCTGGGGGGGTGATTTTTAGCAAAATAACACGATCAACAAACCTGGGGGGGTGATTTTTAGCAAAATAACACGatcaacagaaagaaagaaaagctgttcctGCACCACTCATCTTCCAcctcccatttttttcccagaagcagTTCACACAGCGCTAGCCTGACGGCACAGCGTTCGCTTAACAGATCTGTGGATAAACAAAACCTGAACATGTTGCTCTTAATGTaaaaggcagcagttctgctagaaaagaaaatgaaatctcaaGGTAATAACTAGTTGTGTTGGAAATTACAGCCATTTAAACAGGTTACCGGAATAGCAGAATCATACTCTGGGAGCAACGCGGTGACTTTTCGCCAGGTTGATAACTCCTGCCCCTTCCTGAGTCACCTCTGTGATGTGGTTGTGTAATGCACTGTGGTGAAAGTTTATTAAGTAATGATTGGTTACTGCTCATGGAAAAGTCTTTGATCATGTATTTAATTAGGGATTGTTTAACTTGCACAGGGAGCTCAAGGACAACTTTAAATCGGAGTTAATGAATCTGACAGGTGGTGCTTGTTCTGAGCCCCCTGAACAGGCAGTATATGAGCGGGACCATCCGGACGATAAATACCGTGTGCAGCTGTGTCGTGAGAGTAACTCAACCACACTCGGGCATCTGGCCAGCGTCCCTGGCGTGTGTGGACCTAATGGATCATGAGACAGTGCACACCTGCACTTGGCACAAATTTAAAAGCTTGCATACAGTGGGTATgtaagctggttttgttttcgCTGAGGCAGGCAAGCTCCGGGACTGGGTCGGAAGCCTCACCTACGGGTGGATGCTCTGTGTAGGAGCTTCCCAGTTACCGAGACTCCTGGCATCAGCTGCAGCGAGGCTTCCCAGCTGAAGTGTGGGCCTGGGTGGTGTTACTAAGGTGGTAATCGGTGATGtatctttttcttaatcactgtaatgctttgcagtaatgatttGATGCATcgctcctattgctcttttatcatattgtgcataataactagtactgtttctttttatcatattgcatgctgttttcctttattatattctaatataataaacatttatttttatattttatttggagTCCATTTTTGCTTAGtatccagtcagtcagcaaaacaTGCACTAACATTTGTAGTGAATTGCTCTCCAGCTGGATTGCTCTGtctttattactattattaatgaaaagattttatgttttctaCCCATATTTAGATATAATTAAATGAAGTCCCTATTTAGCCTGGGCAGTCAAAACTGCCGAGCTCCTTCTTGTAGTAACATTGGTGATTTGCATTCAGAAGGCAGAACTGTcttaaatcttttatttctgagtcCTGTGCCAGAATTCCCTCCAGAGTGGAATgagctttcctgtttttttcttcagcagtgcCTCAAACACTCCTGTAATAACCTCATGAGTCTTTAGAAACATGTAAGTGCAAAGTTTACTATGCTGACCAGCAAATTATGCCTCTTCATTTTGTCATGCTCTCTGTTTCTGCTCTACCTGTGCAGCGCCTGGCACAGTATGGGTATGCTTAATACCTAGGTCCAGGTTCTACAGTAATGCAAGTGGAAGAATTAAACTCCTGGTGGAGAAAAGTGTGGTGTCATAGGAAAGGTATGGCTATCCgtttttcctgtctgttttcCTGTGTCATAGGCTACTTCTGAATGCGTACTGCGTGTTTCCAATTTTATCATTAATAGCTCTCATTGAGATACTAAAGTAGAGGAAGTGTAAGTTCAATATCCAGACTAGATAACTATGAATTgaggagaatgaaaaataaagcattgcTACTAACTGTGTGTGGTGGGTTAGCCCTGGatggatgccaggtgcccacagaagctgctccatcactccactcctcagctggacagggaagagaaaatataatgaaaggctcctgggttgagataaggacagggagagatcactcaccagttatcatcatgggcaaaaaaggCTCAACTTGGGGatattagtttaatttattaccaatcaaagagtaggataatgagaaataaaactaaatcttaaaaacacccctcccttcttccaggCTCGACTTCACCCCCGATTTCTGTcgtccccccccgcccagcagcgcagggggacgggagcgggggctgcggtcagtccatcacacgctgtctctgccgctcctgcctcgcagggggaggctcctcacactgccctgctccagcctggggtccctcccgcgggagacagtcctccatcAGCTGCTCCGGTGTCAGCCCTgcccacgggctgcagttctccacagcctgccccagcctgggtccccgcggggtcacaggcgctgccaggaccctgccccagcctgggctcctctccccgcggggtcacaggcgctgccaggaccctgccccagcctgggctcctctccccgcggggtcgcaggcgctgccaggaccctgccccagcctgggctcctctccccgcggggtcacaggccctgccaggaccctgccccagcctgggcttcccacggggtcacagcctcctttgggcacccacctgctccggcgtggggtcctccacgggctgcaggtggggatctgctccaccatggaccccCACGGGCTGcgggtggggatctgctccaccatggacccccacgggctgaggggcacagcctgccccaccgtgggcttcaccacgggctgcaggggaatctctgctccggcgcctggagcccccctgcccctcctgcactgacctgggggctgcagggatgttgctctcactcctctctccagctgcagttgctgttgcacAGAGTTTTTTCTGGCTTCTTAAATGTGTTATCCCAGAGACGCTACCACCGTCAgtgatgggctcggccttggccagtggtgggtctgtcttggagccggctggcactggATCTGTTGGACAttggggaagcttctagcagctgctcacagcagccacccctgtagccccctgcTACCTAAACCTTGCCGTGCAAATCCAATACACTGTGCCatacttttcatttcatataaTGTGTCAGGTATTTGCCATGTGGTCTGAATTTGGCAGTGCTGTTTGGTGAGCTGGCAAACTGAAAGACTTCCTCACTTCTGTGGGAGTGCTGGAACACTGCTGAATTGGAAGTGCTATAGCTAATATTATAAAGCACGTACAGAAAGCAGTAGGAGTAAAGGCTGTTAAAATTTAGCAGTACctggtaataataataaaattgcaGGTGCAGTTCTAGCAGCCACTAATAAGTGGCTTATTTAAACTATTGCATGTGAGACAATTGCACGTTTCCCTGTGATTTCTTTTGCTGAGTAATTGAAGTGAACAAGAAGTAGAAACCAGCGCCACATGGGAATCCAAGTTTCTGATGAAACCTGCTTGTCTGAAGTGCACCTGTGAACGTGTACCCCACACACCCCATGAATGGCCTGTGCTGAAAAGCAACGGGAGTCTACAAGTCATCTCAAGTGCTGGTGTGTGGAAAGCACAGGTTCTATGGTAATGTGCATATAAAACTGAAGCCTGACAACAGGTCTGAATCTGGGCATGTTCCACAGGGTTTTGGAACTAAAAGGCAAAAGGTAAAGGTCACaaaaatttctgctgaaaagacCTGGGattgaaaatatgtattattgAAGGTGAGGCATAAGAATAAGAAAACACACCTCCACTAGCATGTCTGTGGGCTAACTTATGTAATCATGTCACTTGccaaaaggaagtatttttttcaatctaCTGGAAAATATTCTTCTGCCAAAAAAGTGTAACCAGGAGGAAAACCTGTCCTGATCATGTGACTGAAACACTCTTCCTATGAAATTAGCCTGTACCCAGCTAACCGACTAACACTCAGGCTTCGAAGcagttttgctcttttcctgtCTGATGGACCAGACTGTAGATACTGTAGAACTGTTGAACCAGCCAGCTGTTTCCAGACTGTTTGGATTGCAGGGATATCTGTAAGGGAAAAGAGCCTTTTGTAGGATGCACttgtttgtttagaaaattGTGTAACAGGAGTGAAGAATGGTGAGTGCCCCTGTCTGCAAACATGTGTGAGGCATCCAAGATTGCATGCTGAAGGCTTGCATCTAACTTGTTCTAAGC includes the following:
- the ZBTB14 gene encoding zinc finger and BTB domain-containing protein 14 yields the protein MEFFISMSETIKYNDDDHKTVFLKTLNEQRLEGEFCDIAIVVEDVKFRAHRCVLAACSTYFKKLFKKLEVDSSSVIEIDFLRSDIFEEVLNYMYTAKISVKKEDVNLMMSSGQILGIRFLDKLCSQKRDVSSPEENTQSKSKYCLKINRPMGEPNDTQDDEVEEIGDHDDSPSDVTVEGTPPSQEDGKSPTTTLRVQEAILKELGSEEVRKVNCYGQEVEPMETTESKDLGSQTPQALTFNDGISEVKDEQTPGWTTAAGDMKFEYLLYGHREHIVCQACGKTFSDEARLRKHEKLHTADRPFVCEMCTKGFTTQAHLKEHLKIHTGYKPYSCEVCGKSFIRAPDLKKHERVHSNERPFACHMCDKAFKHKSHLKDHERRHRGEKPFVCSSCTKAFAKASDLKRHENNMHSERKQVTTANSIQSETEQLQAAAMAAEAEQQLETIACS